The following coding sequences are from one Saccopteryx bilineata isolate mSacBil1 chromosome 3, mSacBil1_pri_phased_curated, whole genome shotgun sequence window:
- the LOC136328803 gene encoding LOW QUALITY PROTEIN: killer cell immunoglobulin-like receptor 3DL1 (The sequence of the model RefSeq protein was modified relative to this genomic sequence to represent the inferred CDS: inserted 4 bases in 3 codons) → MSPVTTANTESYTCSAYYSHTSMWSPQSDALEILVTGVYTKPSISAHPGSLVHTGEXLHCHSELAFDTFVLHKEGDGGYPKQFVEKLSDRDSEAHFSMGPKTSTCAGTYRCCGSLSHSXLQWSARSDPLKVVITGIYKKPSVSAQLGLTVRTENNVTLSCHSESSHDTYHLCQESEAHGCWLTGGQXFQAEFHLDLVTPAHRGTYTCYGSFNHSYAWSDPSDPLHLSVTGFHTSVCLSTTEPSTTQGALHPQENSSKLYILIGLSIAFLSIGIFLAALICYSCSIKNCAAFMEQELKEGRMMEGKISGTGTRAGVWQAANTLEERKEEVEEEEEEEEVEQEVDEEEQEEKEE, encoded by the exons ATGAGCCCTGTGACCACAGCAAACACAGAATCCTACACATGTTCTGCATATTACAGCCACACATCCATGTGGTCACCACAAAGTGATGCCCTGGAGATCCTGGTCACAG GTGTGTACACAAAACCCTCCATCTCAGCCCACCCAGGCTCCCttgtgcacacaggaga gctgcACTGCCACTCAGAACTAGCGTTTGACACGTTCGTCCTGCAcaaggagggagatggagggTATCCCAAGCAATTTGTGGAGAAGCTTTCTGACAGGGATTCAGAAGCCCACTTCTCCATGGGCCCAAAGACATCCACATGTGCAGGAACCTACAGGTGCTGCGGCTCTCTCAGTCACT CCCTGCAGTGGTCAGCCCGCAGCGATCCTCTGAAGGTTGTGATCACAG GAATATACAAGAAACCATCTGTCTCAGCCCAGCTGGGCCTCACAGTGAGAACAGAGAATAATGTGACCTTGTCCTGCCACTCTGAGAGCTCACATGACACGTACCATCTATGCCAGGAGAGCGAGGCCCATGGATGCTGGCTCACTGGAGGGC CATTCCAGGCTGAGTTCCATCTGGACCTTGTGACCCCAGCCCACAGAGGGACCTACACATGCTATGGCTCTTTCAATCACT CCTATGCATGGTCAGACCCAAGTGACCCACTGCACCTTTCTGTCACAG GATTTCATACAAGTGTCTGCTTGTCAACCACAGAACCAAGCACTACACAAG GGGCTCTTCATCCTCAAGAAAACTCCAGCAAGCTGTACATTCTCATTGGACTCTCCATAGCCTTCCTCTCCATTGGCATTTTCCTCGCAGCTCTTATTTGTTACTCGTGTTCTATCAAAAATT GTGCTGCTTTTATGGAACAAGAGCTCAAGGAAGGCCGCATGATGGAGGGCAAG ATTTCTGGTACTGGAACTCGGGCAGGTGTCTGGCAGGCTGCAAACACATTGGAAG agagaaaggaggaggtagaggaggaggaggaggaagaggaggtagaGCAGGAGGTGGACgaggaggaacaggaggagaaggaggagtag